Part of the Chelmon rostratus isolate fCheRos1 chromosome 10, fCheRos1.pri, whole genome shotgun sequence genome is shown below.
GGCATGCTCTCTCCGCAATGCAGTCGACCAAAGGGGATGAGTTGACTCACAGCTGCCTTCCTACAACCGCTGCACTAACAGGAGGCCTACAGTCTGTGCGACTTGCCAGAGAGCGGAGCATCTTAGATTTATGCGGGAGGGCTGGTAAAGGTCGCTTCACCTAGCCAGCGGATTTACAGTCCTGCCACCAACGTATTTGAGAGCTGCTCCCCAGCCCCCACGCAGGAAAGAGCTAACTGGACGCCCCGGGGATATCAGTTTGTTTTCCAGTAGTAAACTTACCCTTTGAGAGCGGCAGCTGGAGCGTCCTCCCCGTGTTCCTACCCAGCGGCTTTCCCGTCCCTTTGCAGGCAGCTGAGCGCGTACGCTGCCGCTGTGATTTAAGCACACTCGGTCCAGATGCTGCTTATCTGGATGACTCCCATTGTCACAGCATCAGCACCACTTGCCTGTCATCGAGGCAGCCAGGCGGAGACGTATCAGCCAATCGTTGCCGCCGTTCGCCTCAAGTGACAGGCAAATCGGCCAATCAGAATCGTCGTCCACCATTACCGGTGCCGTCGGACCAATAGGAGGCGTACAGCGTACAGATGGACTCAGAAGGGAGACGGTCAGCTCTCATCTGGCTCGGAGATGCGGTACAAGAGGTTTTAGAAGGATGAACCGTGGGTATGATTAATAAAATCTGTCAGCActtaacttcttcttctttcggGAAGACTCTTAAGGCACAAATTCAAATTTAAGAATAGAAACTGATTTATAtttatgaaaatatataaaataaaatctcatCTAAATCTGTTCAAACCACAGTGCTGTGTTTGATAAGCttgaaaactgtatttttatgCAATGCAGGCCCTTTTTCAAGTGTCGTCGTCActaattgatttattaatgcttaaaaacattttctaatgcTTTATAGATCAACAATGAGCCCCTAACaaggttgccaggttgtgacaAAACCCCCTTTGGCTGTTGTTTGTCGTCCTTATTAATGAAGGTTAATTGGTTTTACTTCTTAATAACTGATCAGTTCTGCAGTTAGAAATGTTAACAAAGTCACTGATAAAGAGTCATGAGTTTCACTTTCTAAACTCTGCTGGCTGTCCTAAAGTCCTGCTTCAAGAATGATGGTAACCAAGCTTTTGCAGTCAGGGCTTGCCAGCTGTGGAACTCCCTGATTGAGACTCTGGGGTTAGCAGGATCAGTGACAtcttttaaatcattaaaaacatcagcaaatTATTTAACCACCAATTTACTAACCACTAATACAGCTTCATCAAAGCAGATTATAAAGTGTGCCTTATTAGAAAGTGGTATTGTAACCAAAAAGCATTAAGAAAATGCATTTCTTAACTTACTCTAGAAAAATCATGACATGTGCAACCATATAAACCTTTTACTAAATTTGTTTATGTGCAGGTTGCACTATTGAGAAACAGCCTCTTTTAGTCATATTTCTAAACCATAGTGTAGTGGCTGACGTAAAAGTACCCTTTGGGAACCACAACCAAATTTAGTGACAAAAAGGACCAGTGAGTGAAGGCTTGAAGGTACCATACTGTTATTGTACTGTGGGCTTTTTTCTGCAAGGGGATTGTGCTGCAGCTCCCAGAACAAGCTGGCCATTTTAATGCAGTATGACACATTGATAAGGGGTCGGTCCAAGACAAGCAGGCAGACAGTTTTGGGTCAATTTAACAAtccctctagtgccaccatcaggacaaATCTGACAAATCCTTTTTGGCCTGTAAATCCTTGCCCCTCAACCCCCAGTATATTGTTAGGTATGGACTGTATTTCAGACATGTTGCCcaggttttttttgtcatctcttGTTAAGGTCCAAGTGAGAATCAGACTGATATGGACAAAGTGTAGTGAGTAAGTACAAATGAAATGGCTTAGAAATACATTAAATTTAGTATATAGTATATCATTCGaaattttgaaaatattatttGAAATTTTGCTTGTTTGAAATAGAGTGTTTTAATGTCAGTGTCATGAggcaaagaaaacatttgggAAAAGTTTATTGTAATAAAATTGTCATCCATTGAACGTAATGACTGAAACGGATATAAAGttgatttaaaaatgcacaagaACAAGATTACCAGCAAGCTGATGGGTTAACAACGGTCTAAAACCTGCAGCTTCAGAGTCAGTGGGTGTCCTGCATCATCTGAAGCACACAGTGAAGtaataatgcaaaatgtttGACTTGTTTTCCTTCACAGAGTCTTGGAGATCAGTGTCAGCTACAGacaaacagctctgcagcaaGCAGGAAAACTACTGTGTTGTTAACTTAACAACATGCTTGCTGTtatggaaaaaaacatgtctcTGAAAGGCAGTTTCCTCGCTCAATACTCTTTGCTTACTCTGCCTTCTGCTACTTTCACATTTAAGTGCACACGAGCCAACTCAAAAACATGATATTaatcaaaaatgtaatatttgctTATCCCAACTACTGGAATTATTACAGTATTTCTGTGtacacatgaagaaaaaacaacttctataataaaaaacaacaaactctAAACAACTGTCTATGTGGTTCCCGGTCGCTGAGGTAGATGAGAAAACTGAGTTCACTGACACGTATTGTCAGATATGCTGTTATAATGATAACCATGATATCATCTATAGCAATGTGCATTTGTGCAGAGAATAAACTGATGACTACCCCACAAACTCTTAAGTACCGGTGATAGCCTGCagtcaaaataaaaacctgGTGCACAGTTTTACAATTCAGGTCAGTTACAGATGTTTCTTACTTACAgttcagtggaaaaacaaatttcACCTCAtcagtgattaaaaagtggCAGCACCCTAAATACAATTTACTGTTACTGAATAAAAATAGCAGCATTATGAGTTTAGTTACTTTCCTTAAAATATACCGGTGTGCTGAACCAGATTAGGCCAAACTGCCAAAGAAAATAGAGACTCGGGAGAAGTGTGCAGCAATACATTCACAGTATACATTTATCATAGGAACGTTGAACAAAAAGTGACCACTTCATGCCATACAGATGGCAAAAGTGACACACTGGCAGTAGAATTAACCCAGATGAGTTTATGTTTTAGCTGTAATGTCTACCAGATGTGCAAACAACATAATGTCTTACTAGCTTTACGATAAAAAgtgaagtttgtttgttttaaaaagtgagaAATAACCCCCCATTGTTCATATCAAAGCACAACCTCCAGGTCATAAGCTATTCTTTCCATTTTGTTGTTCGCAACGCTTTGCTCCTCTGGAGGAATCAGAGGCAGTTCACATTGTTCCTCCTTAACAATACTCTTCGGAACGACTGTTGGTTTACATAAAATATAGTCATAATTTCTTGTAACCTCAAGTAAAGCTGAGGTGAGGTACTGTGGTGAAAACATCTTTAGTGAGGGTGGAAGTTCTGGATGTTGGGGGAGATGGGGCTGAATGAAGGCTGCAGGGTGGCTGTTGAATGAGTTGCTGGGTACTGGCGGGGGTGGGCGTGGCACAGGCAACGGTTTTATCAACACTGGAAAAGGCATTGTTGATAAGATTCTTCTGTGTGAGGCTGGAGGTAAGGCATTATGGGTCTTAGATAAAGGTCCAGAAGAAGATACAGGTCCAGGGTTTGAAGTAGTAGGCAAAATAGTCTGCACAGTAGAAGTCAGCGAAGGTGTTAAAGTCATGGTGGTCTGAGGATCAGGTTCCAGGTCAGCAGTCTGGTTTAGTTCAGGATTCTTCAGCAGATCGTTCTCTGTCTTAATGATGAAAGAATCCTGTTCAGACTCTGACTGTGGCAGGAATAAAATGTGGTTATGACGCCGGCAGAAGAGTACGCCACACTTGCTGCACTTCCTGCCATCTTTGACATGCAGCAGTTTGTGACGCTTGAGGTTTTGACTTGTAGTGAAAGACCGATCACACATGTTGCACTGAAAGGAAAGCTCATGGACACGCTGGTGCTCAGTGAAATCTGACAGACTTGTGAAGGTCTTTCCACAAATTTCACAGACAAATAGCCTTTCTTCTTCATGTAGTTCTTTGTGTCTTACAAGCTGCGATGCATCGGTGAAGGTCTGAGTGCACAGCTCACACTGATACTTACCTGCTGCAAATACAGATTTTAGGAGCACAATGGGATTCATTTTGTCTAGTGTTGGGATGCCTGCCGGAAGTTTAAATGATGGGGGTGCCTTGCTCGGGCTGGATGTTGTTTGTGATTTGATTGGTTTGGTTTCATTCTTAGTCTCAGCCTCTTTGGTCAATGTTTCTCCTTCctaggaaacacacacacagaatagaTCCCCTCCAAGTAAACCTTATGTATtctaaacataataaaaacccaaaacaaatgACACTGACTTTATGTTTCCTAAAAGCAAAGTAGAAATTTGAAAATAACACATGTAGCAGCTACCTTTGTCACTGATGGAGATGATggtgtctttgtttctttctcaaCTTTAGGTGgggttgttttttctttttccgcCTTGGCTTGACGCCGCCGCCTTTTTCTACGACCATAAAtcctttgggaaaaaaaaatgaaatgaactgaattcaCAATGCACATATATGTACTCATCAAGGTGGAGTGGGAAAGGGTTGCACTTTTCAAATTCATTAAAGACGGTGAGCATAAAGAATTTGAAGTGTCAGAGACATTAATGTGACAGAGCTGAGACAATACAGTAACAATGCTTATATGTTTTATATGGAAGAGAACCTCACATTGTAGTGTAGTGgccatatatacagtatatgtgcaaGTTAAGGACATTTTATCTCCAGGCAAGTGCAAGACATTAAGTGCTATGAAAACAACTAACAATTGTCATTGGCAAttggtttgcttttttttcttgaaccTGGCTGTTTTGATCACATGTGCATGGCAGCGCGCGGTAagattttgtcatgttttgatgttgctagtatgctaacattagctagaCCGCACTCAAGCTAGCCCCAGTTTGTGGCTCTCATGTATTACTATTACTGTATGATGCTGTATGAAAGGCACAAGCTGGGGCTAGTGCACTATATGCCCATGCAGATGATATTTTAACTAAGTTATCTAGCCAACAACAGGAATTTGCATCTTACCATTTAGCTCTTTTCTTGGGGCTCGGGCTCTGTTTAgcgcatgtaaacacagagggCACAAAGTCGGGATTGTCTTTTTCCATGGACGCCTCCcct
Proteins encoded:
- the LOC121613079 gene encoding fez family zinc finger protein 1-like, with translation MSVCCVSGCKNRPTSTSNLKFYGVTSGDRSFQTSWTRLWIQAIQQANGSTKRLKGNALICSAHFISGEASMEKDNPDFVPSVFTCAKQSPSPKKRAKWIYGRRKRRRRQAKAEKEKTTPPKVEKETKTPSSPSVTKEGETLTKEAETKNETKPIKSQTTSSPSKAPPSFKLPAGIPTLDKMNPIVLLKSVFAAGKYQCELCTQTFTDASQLVRHKELHEEERLFVCEICGKTFTSLSDFTEHQRVHELSFQCNMCDRSFTTSQNLKRHKLLHVKDGRKCSKCGVLFCRRHNHILFLPQSESEQDSFIIKTENDLLKNPELNQTADLEPDPQTTMTLTPSLTSTVQTILPTTSNPGPVSSSGPLSKTHNALPPASHRRILSTMPFPVLIKPLPVPRPPPPVPSNSFNSHPAAFIQPHLPQHPELPPSLKMFSPQYLTSALLEVTRNYDYILCKPTVVPKSIVKEEQCELPLIPPEEQSVANNKMERIAYDLEVVL